A portion of the Halococcus salsus genome contains these proteins:
- a CDS encoding FxLYD domain-containing protein, giving the protein MDRRTFVATGAGGAVLLGTGGMLGADALLSDGPENGPAYGSIPVPEPSGSTTLDNGRRASLYADGRVALFGASLASQYTGVPAVVGRLRNVSGSAIEQVRLDIQFLDDAGELLAGGWVGSDTLAPGEVWRFVVNYPNNDPKNIATARVAGIEVA; this is encoded by the coding sequence ATGGACCGCCGTACGTTCGTCGCGACCGGTGCCGGCGGAGCGGTGCTGCTCGGTACGGGGGGGATGCTCGGCGCGGACGCGCTCCTGAGCGACGGACCGGAGAACGGGCCCGCCTACGGGTCGATCCCCGTCCCCGAACCGAGCGGGTCGACGACGCTCGACAACGGTCGGCGGGCGTCGCTCTACGCCGACGGCCGGGTCGCGCTGTTCGGCGCGTCGCTCGCGAGCCAGTACACGGGGGTGCCGGCGGTCGTCGGCCGGCTCCGAAACGTCTCGGGGTCGGCCATCGAACAGGTCCGGCTCGATATCCAGTTTCTCGACGACGCCGGCGAGCTGCTCGCCGGTGGCTGGGTCGGCAGCGACACGCTCGCACCCGGCGAGGTGTGGCGGTTCGTCGTCAACTACCCGAACAACGACCCGAAGAACATCGCCACCGCGCGGGTCGCCGGGATCGAGGTCGCCTGA
- a CDS encoding dodecin yields the protein MVYKKVTLIGTSPESFEDAVDNAAREATDSLENVYWIEVEGLSVEVASADGHEYQAEVEVSFEVEG from the coding sequence GGTCACGCTGATCGGAACGAGCCCCGAGAGCTTCGAGGATGCCGTCGACAACGCGGCTCGGGAGGCCACGGATAGCCTCGAGAACGTCTACTGGATCGAGGTCGAAGGATTGAGCGTCGAGGTCGCCTCGGCGGACGGCCACGAATACCAGGCCGAGGTCGAGGTCTCGTTCGAAGTCGAAGGGTAA